In a genomic window of Zootoca vivipara chromosome 5, rZooViv1.1, whole genome shotgun sequence:
- the LOC118096532 gene encoding LOW QUALITY PROTEIN: BUD13 homolog (The sequence of the model RefSeq protein was modified relative to this genomic sequence to represent the inferred CDS: inserted 4 bases in 2 codons) translates to MEDEFGSIIKKSMECKKDRQIRALMLSAGGGGKAGFVSAELLRKGQIEVRNQQSSSKHLEAESWHAEMVFRDKSGRKRDLKQELLEQHKKAEEKSKRDEQYAKWGKRLTQSQQQQQNVEDAAKEMXIDDQDLDKMLREQEHXMADFLKKKKKAKEKKDTKNPPRCSGPAPPLNRFNIWPGYRWDGVDRSNGFEQKRFARISSKKAVQELAYKWSVEDM, encoded by the exons ATGGAAGATGAATTTGGCAGTATTATTAAAAAATctatggaatgtaaaaaagataGACAAATAAGGGCCCTCATGctttcggcggggggggggggcaaagctggCTTTGTGTCAGCTGAGCTACTGAGGAAGGGGCAGATTGAGGTCAGGAAtcagcaaagcagcagcaaacatttGGAAGCTGAATCGTGGCATGCTGAAATGGTTTTCCGGGACAAGTCGGGCCGCAAGAGGGACCTGAAGCAGGAATTGCTGGAACAGCACAAGAAAGCAGAGGAGAAATCCAAGCGAGATGAGCAGTATGCCAAATGGGGAAAGCGCCTCACacagagccagcagcagcagcagaatgtggAAGATGCAGCGAAAGAAAT CATTGACGACCAGGACTTGGACAAGATGCTGCGAGAGCAGGAGCA CATGGCCGATTtccttaagaagaagaagaaggccaaGGAGAAGAAAGATACAAAAAACCCCCCAAGATGTAGTGGACCAGCACCCCCACTTAATAGGTTCAACATCTGGCCTGGGTATCGCTGGGATGGAGTGGACAGGTCCAACGGCTTTGAGCAGAAGCGCTTTGCTAGGATCTCAAGTAAGAAGGCAGTTCAGGAGCTGGCATACAAGTGGAGTGTTGAGGACATGTGA
- the LOC132592191 gene encoding uncharacterized protein LOC132592191 produces the protein MQKGDKLPLRSSPPPQTASGAGRRQPLCWRIQRLTRVPSGLLLAGAPLPPVLGSRGGGAALLKAFRTQETRERRLRHEGVFRWCFSTRASFPPGSRCSSALSPGGGHSLSAAGQQRRRRRAAAAGSQVVKKGTSALQEVRVSSSLHPAGQGAQVLQLGLQLPSCHLLLLQAALILLLLGTLSAHIGRWQRRRRPVPLCGGDLPARSGVPTLSVLGGLVAGALMVCPIAEEVARGGT, from the exons ATGCAGAAAGGGGATAAATTACC GCTCCGTTCTTCTCCGCCTCCTCAAACTGCCTCTGGGGCTGGGCGCAGGCAGCCGCTGTGTTGGCGCATCCAGCGCCTCACCCGCGTGCCGAGCGGCCTCCTCCTGGCTGGCGCCCCGCTGCCGCCGGTACTGGGTTCCCGTGGTGGCGGCGCTGCTCTTTTGAAGGCCTTCCGGACCCAGGAGACAAGGGAACGGAGGCTGAGGCACGAGGGGGTCTTCCGATGGTGCTTTTCCACACGGGCCTCGTTCCCTCCGGGCTCCAGGTGTTCTTCTGCATTGTCGCCAGGCGGGGGCCACAGCCTCTCCGCAGCAG GCCAgcagaggcggcggcggagggctgctgctgcagggtCCCAGGTCGTCAAGAAGGGCACTTCTGCTCTTCAGGAGGTTCGAGTCTCCAGCAGCCTCCATCCTGCTGGGCAGGGAGCGCAGGTCCTGCAGCTGGGACTTCAGCTCCCCTCCTGccaccttctccttctccaggccgccctgattcttcttcttttggggaCACTTTCGGCCCACATTGGTCGCTGGCAGAGGCGACGGAGGCCTGTGCCCCTTTGTGGGGGGGACCTTCCTGCCCGATCGGGGGTCCCCACTCTCTCTGTCCTCGGGGGGCTGGTAGCGGGGGCGCTCATGGTCTGTCCCATAGCAGAGGAAGTTGCTCGTGGAGGCACCTGA